TTAGTCCATCAGATGTTCCTAATTTATATGAATATTTTTTTTCAAATCAAAAAAAATTTAAATATCTTTATGAAAAATATGAAAAAGATATTAATATTAGAAAAAAAAAAATTGATGCTGTTAATTTATTTTCATTAATGATGCAAGAACGTACTTCAACAGGAAGAATTTATATACAAAATGTTGATCACTGTAATACTCATTCTGCATTTAATCCTAAAAAAGCACCTATAAGACAATCAAATTTGTGTTTAGAAATTACTTTACCTACTAAAACCTTAAATAAGATAGATGATCCTAATGGAGAAATTGGATTATGTACTTTAGCTGCATTTAATTTAGGTAAAATTAAAAATTTAAATGAAATAAAAAATTTATCAGATTTAATAGTAAGAGCATTAAATTGTTTATTAGATTATCAAAAATATTTAATTCCTGCAGCTAAAAAATCAGCTTTAGAACGTAGATCTTTAGGCATTGGAGTAATTAATTTTGCTTATTATTTAGCAAAAAATAATGTTCGTTATTCTGATAATAGTGCTAATAATTTAATTCATAGAACATTTGAATTTATACAATATTATTTATTAAAATCATCTAATGATTTAGCTAAAGAAGAGGGATGTTGTCCCTTATTTAAGGAAACTAATTATTCAAAAGGAATATTACCTATTGATACATATAAAAAATATATTGATAATATTCATACAGAATCATTACATTGTAATTGGGATAATTTAAGAATAAAAATTAAAAAATATGGATTACGTAATTCTACTTTATCTGCATTAATGCCATCAGAAACTTCTTCTCAAATTTCTAATGCAACTAATGGAATTGAACCACCTAGAGGTTTTATTAGTATAAAATTATCTAAAAATGGTATTTTAAAACAAGTTGTACCTGAATTTTTAAAATTAAAAAAAAAATATGAATTACTATGGAATATACCTAATAATGATGGATATTTAAAATTAATTGGTATAATGCAAAAATTTATTGATCAATCTATTTCTACAAATATTAATTATGATCCTTCTCGTTTTTATAATAATAAAATACCTATGGAACAATTATTAAAAGATTTGTTAATAGCTTACAAATTAGGTATTAAAACATTATATTATCAAAATACAAGAGATGGAGCAAAAGATACTCAAAATGAAAATATTTTAGAAAAAAATAATATTTGTACAAATGGAGCATGTATACTTTAATTTTAAAATTTTTAATGATAATTTGGATAATACAATGAGTTATACTACTTTTTCTAGTAAAAAAAATAATCAATTAAAAGAACCTATGTTTTTTGGCCAATCTGTTAATATTTCTCGTTATGATCAACAAAAATATATTTTTTTTGAAAATTTAATTGAAAAACAATTAAGTTTTTTTTGGAGACCTGAAGAAATAGATATATCATATGATCGTATTCATTATCAAAATTTACCAGAACATGAAAAACATATATTTATTAGTAATTTAAAATATCAAACTCTATTAGATTCAATTCAAGGAAGAAGTCCTAATATAGCATTACTTCCTCTAATTTCCATACCAGAATTAGAAACCTGGGTAGAAACATGGTCATTTTTTGAAACAATACATTCTAGATCTTATACTCATATAATTAGAAATATTGTAAATGATCCATCAATAATTTTTGATGATATTGTTATAAACAATAATATTGTTCTTAGAACACAAGATATTATTAAATATTATGATGAACTTATTGAATTAACAAATTATTGGCATTTATTTGGTGAAGGAGTTTTTAAGTTTAATAAAAAAAAAATTGTAATTAATTTATATAATTTAAAAAAAAAATTATATTTATGTTTAATGAATATTAATATTTTAGAAGCAATTAGATTTTATGTAAGTTTTGCATGTTCTTTTGCATTTGCTGAAAGAGAGTTAATGGAAGGTAATGCAAAAATTATTAGACTTATAGCTCGTGATGAATATTTACATATGATTGGAACTCAATATATATTAAATATTATGCAAAAAGGAATAGAAGATAAAGAAATGGCAAAAATTGCTGTTGAATGTAAAAAAATATGTTATCAATTGTTTCTTGATGCTTCTATACAAGAAAAACAGTGGGCTGAATATTTATTTTCTAACGGAGTGATGATAGGATTAAATAAAAATATTTTATGTAAATATATTGAATATATTACTAATATCAGAATGAAGAAAGTTGGATTAAAAAGTCCATTTTCAATAACTAAAAATCCTATTCCATGGATTAATTCTTGGCTAATATCAGATAATGTTCAGATGGCTCCTCAAGAAGTAGAAGTAAGTTCTTATTTAGTAGGTCAAATTGATTCCACAGTAAATATTAAAAAATTTAAAAATTTTAAATTATAATTTTATTTATTTAAATACGACTGTTATAAATTAATTTATATAACAGTCAGTTATGTAATATTTAATATTATATATTAATTATCTATTTAATAAAAAAATATATAATATAAATAGATATAATTAATAAAATAAAACAAGAAAATTTTTCTTTATTATTTAATAATAAAATTTTTTTATTCGTTAATTTAGTTAATATTAAAAATATTAAACCAAAAGTATATAAAATTAATGAAAATAATAAATTTAACCATCCTGCTGCATATAATAACCAAATAGTATAAATACAAGAACCTAAACTAATCAATAAGTTATATTTGTTAAATTTTTTAAAAGATATTTTAAATAAATATGCTCCAACTAAAAAATATGGTATTAATATCATTTCTGATGCAATAGTTAATAAATTATTATAATTTAATTTAGTTAACCAAATTATTATTAAAAATAATTGTATACTAATATTAGTAAACCATAAAGCATATGATGGAGATCTATTTTCATTTTGTTTAGATAATATTATAGGAAATATTTTATTTTTTGCTGCTATACATGGCACTTCAGCAGCCATAATTGTCCAACTAAAATATGCTCCACATACTGATATAATTAAGCCTAATAAAGTAAATAAATTACCCCATTTCCCAATTAATATTGTCATAATTCCAGCCATTGATGGATTTGTCATACTGGCTAGATCTAATCTATTCATAATACCAAAAGGTAATAAAGTTACTAATAAATATATAGATAATGCAATTATTATTGCTAAAAATGTTGCTTTTTCTATATCTTTCTTATTTTTAGCTTTAGAAGATAAAAGTACGGCACCTTCTACACCAATAAATACCCATAAAGTAATTAACATAGTATTTTTAATTTGTTCCCATAAAGGAACATTTAAATTAATTCCTATTAGATCTATGTTAAATTTTTTTATATTAAAAGCAATTATTGATAAAAATATAAAAATAATTAAAGGAATTAATTTACACAATGTTGTTATTATATTAATAATTGATGCAGTTTGTGTTTCTTTTAATAATAAAAAATGAATTAACCATAATAGAATGGAAGCTCCTAATATAGATTGCCACGTGTTACCATTTCCAAAAAAAATATAACTTGGAGTATCAATAAAAAAACTAATCGCAGAAAACATAATAAC
Above is a genomic segment from Enterobacteriaceae endosymbiont of Donacia dentata containing:
- a CDS encoding basic amino acid/polyamine antiporter; the protein is MNKKLNLIALTSLVLSSMLGAGVFSLPQNMAVIASPIALIIGWIITGLGIIFLAKTMLLLNQLKPNFEGSLFAYAKDGFGELIGFYSAWGYWLCAVIANVTYLVIMFSAISFFIDTPSYIFFGNGNTWQSILGASILLWLIHFLLLKETQTASIINIITTLCKLIPLIIFIFLSIIAFNIKKFNIDLIGINLNVPLWEQIKNTMLITLWVFIGVEGAVLLSSKAKNKKDIEKATFLAIIIALSIYLLVTLLPFGIMNRLDLASMTNPSMAGIMTILIGKWGNLFTLLGLIISVCGAYFSWTIMAAEVPCIAAKNKIFPIILSKQNENRSPSYALWFTNISIQLFLIIIWLTKLNYNNLLTIASEMILIPYFLVGAYLFKISFKKFNKYNLLISLGSCIYTIWLLYAAGWLNLLFSLILYTFGLIFLILTKLTNKKILLLNNKEKFSCFILLIISIYIIYFFIK
- the nrdB gene encoding class Ia ribonucleoside-diphosphate reductase subunit beta translates to MSYTTFSSKKNNQLKEPMFFGQSVNISRYDQQKYIFFENLIEKQLSFFWRPEEIDISYDRIHYQNLPEHEKHIFISNLKYQTLLDSIQGRSPNIALLPLISIPELETWVETWSFFETIHSRSYTHIIRNIVNDPSIIFDDIVINNNIVLRTQDIIKYYDELIELTNYWHLFGEGVFKFNKKKIVINLYNLKKKLYLCLMNINILEAIRFYVSFACSFAFAERELMEGNAKIIRLIARDEYLHMIGTQYILNIMQKGIEDKEMAKIAVECKKICYQLFLDASIQEKQWAEYLFSNGVMIGLNKNILCKYIEYITNIRMKKVGLKSPFSITKNPIPWINSWLISDNVQMAPQEVEVSSYLVGQIDSTVNIKKFKNFKL
- the nrdA gene encoding class 1a ribonucleoside-diphosphate reductase subunit alpha, with translation MKHNFFVIKRSGNKELINLDKIDLILFRAAQNLKNISLSKIKKQLYIQLYNKISTVNIHNIIIKITADFISEKYPDYQYMAARLVIFNLRKKAYKKFIPPKLYNHVKNMVNLQKYDKFLLEKYSKKDFNLMDDFINHDRDMNFSYAAVKQLEGKYLVKDRITGKIYESAQFLYILISACLFAKYPSNKRMYYIKSFYDAISTFKISLPTPIMSGVRTTTKQFSSCILIECGDNINSINATTSSIIKYVSQKAGIGINAGRIRAVGSPIRNGEAFHTGCIPFYKHFQTAIKSCSQGGVRGGAGTLFYPLWHFEITNLLVLKNNRGIESNRVRHIDYAVQINKLLYQRLINNKKITLFSPSDVPNLYEYFFSNQKKFKYLYEKYEKDINIRKKKIDAVNLFSLMMQERTSTGRIYIQNVDHCNTHSAFNPKKAPIRQSNLCLEITLPTKTLNKIDDPNGEIGLCTLAAFNLGKIKNLNEIKNLSDLIVRALNCLLDYQKYLIPAAKKSALERRSLGIGVINFAYYLAKNNVRYSDNSANNLIHRTFEFIQYYLLKSSNDLAKEEGCCPLFKETNYSKGILPIDTYKKYIDNIHTESLHCNWDNLRIKIKKYGLRNSTLSALMPSETSSQISNATNGIEPPRGFISIKLSKNGILKQVVPEFLKLKKKYELLWNIPNNDGYLKLIGIMQKFIDQSISTNINYDPSRFYNNKIPMEQLLKDLLIAYKLGIKTLYYQNTRDGAKDTQNENILEKNNICTNGACIL